One region of Coraliomargarita parva genomic DNA includes:
- a CDS encoding malate dehydrogenase, translating to MKSKAPIRVAVTGAAGNIGYALLFRIASGAMFGPDQPVALNLIEIEPGMNALKGVAMELDDCAFPLLTEIVQTSDLSVGFKDVDWALLVGSVPRKQGMERADLLGINGKVFVGQGKAINDNAKKSVRVVVVGNPCNTNCLIAMKSAPDIPDEQFFAMTRLDENRAKSQLAQKAGVPVKEVSELCVWGNHSPSMFPDFYNAKIGRQKATDVIADEAWLKDTFVPTVGQRGKAIIDARGASSAASAANAVVDTVRDLITPTRGDFHSVCVVSRGEYETPAGIITSLPIKVDAVGNWRVVEGIKLSDYAKSKIRASNDELLEERKLAFGQLGLSI from the coding sequence ATGAAATCAAAAGCCCCCATTCGCGTCGCTGTCACAGGAGCCGCCGGTAATATCGGCTATGCCTTGCTTTTCCGCATCGCGTCCGGTGCCATGTTTGGTCCGGACCAACCCGTGGCTTTGAACCTGATCGAAATTGAACCTGGCATGAACGCGCTCAAGGGCGTGGCCATGGAACTCGACGACTGTGCTTTCCCGCTGTTGACCGAGATTGTGCAGACCTCGGACCTGAGTGTGGGCTTTAAAGATGTCGATTGGGCGCTGCTCGTCGGTTCGGTGCCGCGGAAGCAGGGCATGGAGCGCGCAGACCTGCTCGGAATCAACGGCAAGGTCTTTGTGGGCCAAGGCAAGGCGATCAATGACAATGCCAAGAAGAGCGTGCGCGTCGTTGTAGTCGGCAATCCCTGTAATACCAACTGCCTGATCGCGATGAAGAGCGCACCGGACATTCCGGACGAGCAGTTCTTCGCCATGACCCGCCTGGACGAAAACCGTGCCAAGAGCCAACTGGCGCAAAAGGCGGGTGTGCCGGTCAAGGAAGTCTCCGAACTTTGTGTCTGGGGCAATCATAGCCCGTCCATGTTCCCTGATTTCTACAACGCCAAGATCGGTCGTCAAAAGGCCACTGACGTCATTGCAGATGAAGCTTGGTTGAAGGATACTTTCGTTCCGACCGTCGGACAGCGCGGCAAGGCGATCATTGATGCCCGTGGCGCTTCTTCGGCGGCTTCAGCCGCCAATGCGGTGGTCGATACCGTACGTGACTTGATCACCCCGACCCGCGGCGATTTTCATAGCGTCTGTGTCGTGTCACGTGGTGAGTACGAGACACCCGCCGGGATCATCACTTCATTGCCAATCAAGGTGGATGCCGTGGGCAACTGGCGTGTGGTCGAAGGCATCAAGCTGAGCGACTACGCCAAGTCCAAGATCAGGGCTTCCAACGACGAACTGCTGGAAGAGCGCAAGTTGGCTTTCGGGCAACTCGGCCTGAGTATCTAA
- a CDS encoding zinc-dependent alcohol dehydrogenase: MNLSDTDISRIVSEVLASVNKKKSASVAAAKQPASSIPGKSGRAAVLVEPRKLEIREFPLRAIGPDEILIKVEACGVCGTDVHCYKSDPFGLTPNVLGHEGTGEVLEVGANVKMDSVGKPVRVGDKIVTSLMETSPDCLIAKYNPAKSNLSDDLKVYGLLPDEADNHFNGYFGEYLIIRPGSSFFVVNDMSVELRCLIEPAAVVCHALERAKSCGNNKLNFRTRVVVQGCGPIGLLMIAVLRTHGVNNIIALDGNPDRLEIARRMGADDTINYKEYSGIDEIAAKVQSLTKGLGAHWGFQVTGVPAAHANLYKLVRRGGGICEVGHFVDAGECAINPHRDLCAKEISLVGSWVYNSFEYPNAYHFLQRAERIGIPVSSLVTHKFPLDQIDEAFQVNLRQEGVKVVVEAR, encoded by the coding sequence ATGAATTTAAGTGACACAGATATTAGTCGGATCGTAAGTGAAGTACTCGCGTCCGTGAACAAGAAGAAGTCGGCCTCAGTGGCTGCTGCAAAGCAACCGGCCTCGTCCATCCCGGGCAAATCCGGACGCGCGGCAGTCTTGGTTGAGCCACGCAAGCTGGAGATCCGCGAGTTCCCGCTCCGTGCCATCGGACCTGACGAAATTCTCATCAAAGTGGAAGCTTGCGGCGTCTGCGGCACCGACGTGCATTGCTACAAATCGGATCCCTTTGGACTGACACCGAATGTGCTCGGCCACGAAGGTACGGGCGAGGTGCTCGAAGTCGGCGCAAATGTCAAAATGGACAGCGTTGGTAAGCCGGTGCGGGTCGGGGACAAGATCGTTACCAGTTTGATGGAAACCTCGCCTGACTGCCTGATCGCAAAATACAATCCGGCCAAGTCGAATCTCAGCGACGATCTCAAGGTTTATGGACTTCTGCCGGATGAAGCGGACAATCATTTCAATGGTTATTTCGGCGAGTACCTGATCATCCGTCCGGGGTCCTCTTTCTTCGTGGTCAATGACATGAGTGTCGAGCTGCGCTGCCTGATCGAGCCGGCTGCGGTGGTTTGCCATGCCTTGGAGCGCGCAAAGAGTTGCGGTAACAATAAGTTGAATTTCCGCACCCGCGTGGTTGTACAGGGCTGCGGTCCGATCGGGTTGCTCATGATCGCGGTGCTGCGCACTCACGGGGTGAACAACATTATCGCCCTGGATGGTAACCCAGACCGTCTGGAGATCGCACGTCGCATGGGTGCGGACGATACGATCAATTACAAGGAATACTCTGGTATCGACGAAATCGCGGCAAAGGTGCAGAGCTTGACTAAAGGGCTGGGTGCCCACTGGGGCTTTCAGGTGACCGGAGTGCCGGCGGCCCACGCGAATTTGTATAAGTTGGTTCGACGCGGCGGGGGCATTTGCGAGGTGGGGCACTTTGTTGACGCTGGCGAGTGTGCCATCAATCCGCACCGTGATCTCTGCGCCAAGGAGATATCTCTTGTCGGGAGCTGGGTTTACAACAGCTTCGAATACCCCAATGCGTATCATTTCCTCCAGCGGGCCGAGCGAATCGGGATTCCGGTTTCCTCGCTCGTGACTCACAAGTTCCCGCTCGACCAGATCGACGAAGCCTTCCAAGTGAACCTTCGCCAGGAAGGCGTCAAGGTGGTCGTCGAGGCGCGCTAG
- a CDS encoding response regulator yields the protein MRAHPTVHHRKVLVIDDEASFTRMVKLNLETTGNYEVYTINESRKAFDAVRAYEPDIILLDVVMPEVDGGDVANQIRNHADTSRIPIIFVSAMVSRKESGSGFYNSGGEHFLAKPVSTELLTHAIEHVLTKN from the coding sequence ATGAGAGCTCACCCCACAGTCCATCATCGAAAAGTTCTCGTCATTGATGACGAAGCGTCCTTCACCCGAATGGTGAAGTTGAATCTCGAGACCACCGGCAATTACGAAGTCTACACGATCAACGAAAGCCGGAAAGCCTTTGATGCCGTCCGTGCTTACGAGCCGGACATTATCCTGCTCGATGTCGTCATGCCGGAAGTCGATGGCGGAGATGTCGCCAATCAAATCCGGAACCATGCGGACACCTCGCGCATCCCCATCATCTTCGTCTCGGCCATGGTCTCACGCAAAGAAAGCGGTAGCGGATTCTATAACAGCGGCGGTGAGCATTTCCTCGCCAAGCCGGTCAGTACGGAACTCCTGACCCATGCGATCGAGCACGTATTGACGAAGAACTAG
- a CDS encoding PAS domain-containing protein — protein MSSLKQLNKLPWQAECHAVLLDMRIGRSLVRETIQTIGESQGTVALLCLCRNHKELLNYQEWIHLVDDYLLLESMDDGELLTRISHAIRRRKKEYELIHEQTLLQSLMDNIPDAIYFKDLESRFTKVNRAMAESYGFDRISILGMTDFDLFTEEHARAAYEDEQAIIRTGKPIIGKVEKETYRDGHVTWVTTSKVPLCDNNGRIIGTMGISRSITDMKQVQDTLDKERILLRTILNNVPDRIFVKDREGRYIVSNHRHRRFLQATSDDTVIGKTVYDYFDKEDADILHNEDMHIVRSGIGLINSEEQQINDDGSLAWFLTSKVPLVDENGDTIGLVGIARDVTDQKNTEVKLRSTINILNDTRLQLIESEKLKTVGRLAAGVAHEVKNPLGVVRLGVDYLRGRLKERREFKELLTDMLQATDKANEVIMELLDYSSPHKISMDPMDINTLIRKVLALLRHNFKEAGIHITEDMLKMPLVVMTDTTKLEQVFINLFLNAIAAMPNGGEICIRTERQRMNHTGSNVSGEMTERFKIGDRLVVVEIEDSGHGIKQADKDKLFEPFFSTRATGDGTGLGLSVTRSIVEMHHGMITLENCPKHTGACARAIFPEYTGSTNESSPHSPSSKSSRH, from the coding sequence GTGAGCAGCCTGAAGCAACTGAACAAGCTGCCCTGGCAGGCAGAATGTCACGCGGTTTTGCTCGACATGCGGATAGGCCGTTCGCTGGTACGCGAGACGATCCAAACCATCGGCGAAAGCCAGGGCACGGTTGCCTTGCTCTGCCTCTGCCGCAACCACAAGGAGCTGCTCAACTATCAGGAATGGATCCACCTGGTCGACGACTACCTCTTGCTGGAATCCATGGATGACGGCGAACTGCTGACCCGCATCTCCCATGCAATCCGGAGGCGCAAGAAGGAGTATGAGTTGATCCACGAACAGACCCTGCTGCAATCCCTGATGGATAACATACCGGATGCGATCTACTTCAAGGACCTTGAGAGCCGCTTTACAAAGGTCAATCGGGCCATGGCCGAATCCTACGGATTTGACCGGATCAGCATCCTCGGAATGACTGACTTTGACTTGTTCACCGAAGAACATGCGAGGGCAGCCTATGAGGACGAGCAGGCGATCATCCGGACGGGCAAGCCAATTATTGGCAAAGTGGAAAAGGAAACCTATCGCGACGGGCATGTCACTTGGGTGACCACCAGCAAAGTACCGCTCTGCGATAATAATGGCCGTATCATCGGAACGATGGGTATTTCCAGAAGCATTACTGATATGAAACAGGTTCAGGATACGCTGGACAAGGAACGTATCCTGTTGAGGACCATCCTGAACAACGTGCCGGATCGGATTTTCGTCAAGGATCGAGAAGGTCGTTACATCGTGTCGAATCATCGTCACCGGCGTTTCCTACAGGCAACCAGCGACGACACCGTGATCGGGAAGACGGTGTACGATTACTTCGACAAGGAGGACGCCGACATCCTGCATAACGAGGACATGCACATAGTACGTTCGGGAATCGGACTGATCAACAGCGAGGAACAGCAGATCAATGACGACGGTTCCCTCGCCTGGTTCCTGACCAGCAAGGTCCCACTGGTCGACGAGAACGGCGACACGATCGGACTGGTGGGCATCGCCCGCGATGTAACCGATCAAAAAAACACCGAGGTCAAGCTTCGCAGCACCATCAACATACTCAACGATACGCGCCTCCAACTCATCGAATCGGAAAAGCTCAAGACAGTGGGACGCCTCGCTGCCGGCGTGGCACACGAAGTCAAGAATCCGCTGGGTGTGGTACGTCTGGGCGTCGACTATCTTCGTGGCCGACTCAAGGAGCGCAGAGAGTTCAAAGAGCTTCTGACCGACATGCTGCAAGCCACGGACAAGGCAAATGAAGTGATCATGGAGTTACTGGACTACTCCTCGCCGCACAAGATCAGCATGGATCCGATGGATATCAACACCCTCATCCGCAAGGTGCTCGCCCTGCTCCGGCATAATTTCAAGGAAGCCGGTATCCACATAACCGAAGACATGCTGAAGATGCCCCTCGTCGTGATGACCGATACGACCAAGCTTGAGCAGGTCTTCATCAACCTTTTCCTCAATGCGATAGCCGCCATGCCCAATGGCGGCGAGATCTGCATCCGCACCGAGCGCCAACGCATGAATCACACCGGTAGCAATGTCTCGGGAGAAATGACCGAACGCTTCAAGATCGGCGACCGGCTGGTCGTCGTTGAAATCGAGGATAGCGGGCACGGGATCAAGCAAGCCGACAAGGACAAGCTCTTCGAACCTTTCTTTTCCACCCGTGCGACGGGCGACGGCACCGGCTTGGGACTGTCCGTAACACGTAGCATTGTTGAAATGCACCATGGAATGATTACATTAGAGAATTGCCCCAAGCATACCGGCGCCTGCGCTCGCGCCATCTTCCCCGAATACACCGGTTCTACCAATGAGAGCTCACCCCACAGTCCATCATCGAAAAGTTCTCGTCATTGA
- a CDS encoding tagaturonate epimerase family protein produces MKTIEAYTFGMGDRFAHQGEAQLNAVLKANAIGLKIYPTWNKSHREHTIVGSVPHSLREEADAAVKALGWSDSYYVDADHIKFDTVGPFLEGSNFFTLDVADYVGETPDTAAVAKWLSSIEQYFGELAIEGLDEPVTLSKEAAEASAAKYFNAIAKAGELYRKIEAEKSDPAFVTEVSIDETDLPQGPEDIFYILSMMALQEIPVQTVAPKFTGRFNKGVDYVGDLAQFEKEFHADLCIIAFAIKTFGLPETLKISVHSGSDKFSLYPIINKLIKQHGAGLHVKTAGTTWLEEVIGLARSGGEGLAIAKEIYTKSLEHYEELTAPYSTVIDIDTSKLPAPETVASWTSDEYVAALEHDQSNPAYNLHLRQLIHVGFKIAAKMGARYTDALKANATVIGDGVTYNLFERHMRPIFGA; encoded by the coding sequence ATGAAGACAATCGAAGCATACACATTTGGCATGGGCGACCGTTTTGCCCATCAAGGCGAAGCCCAACTCAATGCAGTTTTAAAAGCCAATGCCATAGGCCTTAAAATTTATCCCACTTGGAATAAATCGCACCGTGAGCATACCATTGTCGGATCGGTACCGCACAGTCTCCGCGAGGAAGCCGATGCCGCGGTGAAAGCACTGGGCTGGAGCGACAGTTATTACGTGGATGCCGATCACATCAAATTTGACACCGTCGGCCCTTTCCTCGAAGGCAGCAATTTCTTCACCCTCGATGTGGCCGATTATGTCGGCGAAACACCGGATACCGCCGCGGTAGCGAAATGGCTCTCCAGCATCGAACAATATTTCGGAGAACTGGCCATTGAGGGCCTCGACGAACCTGTCACTTTGAGCAAGGAGGCCGCCGAGGCATCCGCCGCCAAATACTTCAACGCGATCGCCAAGGCTGGGGAACTCTACCGCAAAATTGAAGCCGAGAAATCGGATCCCGCCTTTGTCACCGAAGTCTCGATCGACGAAACCGACCTCCCCCAAGGGCCGGAAGATATTTTCTACATCCTGTCCATGATGGCCCTGCAGGAGATTCCGGTTCAAACCGTAGCGCCCAAATTTACCGGTCGCTTCAACAAGGGTGTCGACTACGTCGGCGATTTGGCCCAGTTCGAAAAGGAGTTCCATGCCGACCTCTGTATCATCGCCTTTGCGATCAAGACCTTCGGCCTGCCGGAAACCCTCAAGATCAGCGTCCACTCCGGCAGCGACAAGTTCTCCCTCTACCCGATCATCAACAAGCTGATCAAGCAGCATGGCGCGGGCCTGCACGTGAAGACAGCCGGAACCACTTGGCTCGAGGAAGTCATCGGCCTGGCCCGCTCCGGTGGCGAAGGTCTGGCAATTGCCAAGGAAATCTACACCAAGAGCCTTGAGCATTACGAGGAACTGACCGCCCCCTACAGCACCGTGATCGACATTGACACCAGCAAGCTGCCGGCTCCCGAAACCGTTGCGTCATGGACTTCGGACGAGTATGTCGCCGCCTTGGAGCATGATCAGTCCAATCCCGCTTACAACCTCCACCTGCGCCAGCTGATCCATGTCGGCTTCAAGATCGCCGCAAAAATGGGCGCTCGCTATACGGATGCCCTGAAGGCGAATGCGACCGTTATTGGCGATGGCGTAACCTACAATCTTTTCGAGCGACACATGCGCCCGATCTTCGGCGCATAA
- a CDS encoding helix-turn-helix transcriptional regulator, whose product MLTYFNRGPRSYYEKPIPEMRRLFWEFQAVIEGRIGKTDRSRHTLEDLSSQRLWLSPPQSDHAWTGEPGKEATIVVFHFRFIPEVLLRAIPSDSGGISVQLNAKQCGQLRDLADKVEGYWNDPAPGMVLCYEHALLELSLLVYELWTDAEDHQNADMRQSVEDALAWAVDHMKQNPSISEIARQAHVSVSHLRRLFHEAFNASPKEVFDQVRFQRAMQLLTDTDMKLVAICSECGFNDQSTFSRAFKRRFGCSPIELRKRLDHDDSVVRF is encoded by the coding sequence ATGCTTACATATTTCAATCGCGGCCCACGTTCGTACTACGAGAAGCCGATCCCCGAGATGCGGCGTTTATTCTGGGAGTTTCAGGCGGTGATTGAGGGCCGGATCGGCAAAACAGATCGCTCCAGACATACATTGGAGGACCTGTCCTCACAGAGGCTTTGGCTCTCGCCGCCGCAATCGGATCATGCCTGGACAGGGGAACCCGGGAAGGAGGCGACCATTGTCGTCTTCCACTTTCGCTTTATCCCGGAGGTTCTATTGCGGGCGATTCCTTCGGACAGCGGAGGCATCTCGGTGCAGCTGAATGCGAAGCAATGCGGTCAACTCCGCGACTTGGCCGACAAGGTGGAAGGCTATTGGAATGATCCGGCGCCCGGCATGGTGCTGTGTTATGAGCACGCGCTCTTAGAGTTGAGTTTGCTGGTTTACGAGCTCTGGACGGATGCCGAGGACCATCAGAATGCTGACATGCGCCAATCGGTTGAAGATGCCCTGGCATGGGCGGTGGATCACATGAAGCAAAATCCGAGTATCTCCGAAATCGCCCGACAGGCACACGTCTCGGTTTCCCATTTGAGGCGATTGTTCCATGAAGCCTTCAACGCTTCGCCCAAGGAAGTTTTCGACCAGGTACGGTTTCAAAGGGCGATGCAGCTCCTCACCGATACCGATATGAAACTGGTCGCCATCTGCTCGGAGTGTGGTTTCAACGACCAGAGTACCTTCTCCCGGGCGTTCAAGCGCCGTTTCGGCTGTAGCCCGATCGAGCTGCGCAAACGCTTGGACCATGACGATTCGGTGGTGCGCTTCTAG
- a CDS encoding Ldh family oxidoreductase: MSETFYIVPQEQHDTLVAQAYQHRGYTADEAAQAARFSAFASHHGIRTHNAIKALHLDHLFGSAAGGCAPAAEIEKVESRFAASETWNANKKLGQATAYEAIDTAMALADKYGIGQVSVDNAFHYLWGGGYVMEAAKKGYIAYTNCTAALAEVVPFMGKFPTLGTNPHSWGFPTTDAVGFPIVIDWATSVIAMGRVQQFLREGTALPPNAAVDKDGKPTTDAKEVAALMPFGAHKGYGLSLINEIVGAFIGGSLPTLRSRQAPEGEKRTPAFYFQVIHPDAINGGAFAKGRNQAENVKAVIEDILGHGNENCLLPGQIEAKWAERVVKAGGLLFSKAEIEAFNEIAEECGAPTWELGSFPTEA, from the coding sequence ATGTCCGAAACATTCTACATCGTTCCGCAGGAACAACACGACACCCTCGTCGCCCAAGCCTATCAACACCGCGGATACACGGCTGACGAAGCCGCACAGGCCGCCCGCTTCTCCGCCTTCGCCTCGCATCACGGCATCCGCACGCATAACGCCATCAAGGCGCTGCACCTGGACCACCTCTTCGGTAGCGCGGCCGGCGGCTGCGCACCGGCCGCGGAGATCGAGAAGGTTGAGTCCCGTTTTGCGGCCAGCGAAACCTGGAACGCAAACAAGAAGCTCGGCCAGGCCACCGCTTATGAAGCGATCGATACGGCCATGGCACTCGCCGACAAATACGGCATCGGCCAGGTCTCCGTCGACAACGCCTTCCACTATCTCTGGGGTGGCGGTTATGTCATGGAAGCCGCCAAGAAAGGCTACATTGCTTACACCAACTGCACCGCGGCCCTAGCCGAAGTCGTGCCCTTCATGGGCAAGTTCCCGACTCTCGGCACCAACCCGCACAGCTGGGGCTTCCCGACCACCGACGCAGTGGGCTTCCCCATCGTGATCGACTGGGCCACCTCCGTCATCGCCATGGGACGTGTGCAACAGTTCCTCCGCGAAGGCACCGCGCTGCCTCCCAATGCGGCAGTGGACAAGGACGGCAAGCCGACGACCGACGCCAAGGAAGTCGCCGCACTCATGCCTTTCGGTGCGCACAAGGGCTATGGCCTCAGTCTGATCAACGAAATTGTCGGTGCCTTTATCGGAGGCAGCCTGCCCACCCTTCGCAGCCGTCAGGCCCCCGAAGGTGAAAAGCGCACACCCGCATTCTACTTTCAGGTCATCCATCCGGATGCGATCAACGGCGGCGCTTTCGCCAAGGGCCGCAACCAGGCTGAAAACGTCAAGGCGGTCATCGAGGATATCCTCGGACACGGCAACGAAAACTGCCTGCTCCCCGGCCAAATCGAAGCCAAGTGGGCCGAACGCGTGGTTAAAGCCGGCGGCCTTCTCTTTTCCAAGGCCGAAATCGAAGCCTTCAACGAGATCGCCGAAGAATGCGGCGCTCCCACCTGGGAACTCGGAAGCTTCCCGACCGAAGCCTAA
- a CDS encoding phosphoglycerate dehydrogenase, whose protein sequence is MKILLTTTSYQDCPGDHHALLESTGAEIVRERGPLSEARMLELAGDFDAFLCGDDEITKAVIDKSLPKLKIIAKYGIGVDKIDVAYATEKQIPVSFCPGVNHTTVAEHVFMLLLALNKNLIEQANATAAGGWKRMTGHEIMGKTIGIIGLGRIGREVAIRANAFGMTCIGYDLYWPEDFAKEHNVKRMDGITQLLRESDIVSLHTNLTEETRDMICETSIKNMKDGAILINCGRGELTHTSDIAAALESGKLAGYGADVLDQEPPASDHPLLGAKNCIITPHVGSRTYESVQRQAGMATENLVLLLKGQKPLAQVNDAPPPNALI, encoded by the coding sequence ATGAAAATCCTCCTCACGACTACCTCCTACCAAGACTGCCCCGGCGACCACCATGCACTGCTCGAAAGCACCGGTGCGGAAATCGTCCGCGAACGCGGCCCGCTCTCCGAAGCCCGCATGCTGGAACTGGCCGGCGACTTCGATGCCTTCCTCTGCGGCGACGACGAAATCACCAAGGCCGTCATCGACAAGTCCCTGCCCAAGCTGAAGATCATCGCCAAATACGGCATCGGCGTGGACAAGATCGACGTGGCCTATGCCACCGAGAAGCAAATCCCCGTCAGCTTTTGCCCCGGCGTCAATCACACCACCGTAGCCGAACACGTCTTCATGCTTCTGCTCGCGCTGAACAAGAATCTCATCGAGCAAGCAAATGCCACTGCCGCCGGCGGATGGAAACGAATGACCGGCCATGAGATAATGGGCAAGACCATCGGCATCATCGGCCTCGGCCGTATCGGCCGCGAAGTCGCCATCCGCGCCAATGCCTTCGGCATGACCTGCATCGGCTACGACCTGTACTGGCCGGAAGACTTCGCCAAGGAGCACAATGTCAAGCGCATGGACGGCATCACGCAGCTCCTGCGCGAAAGCGATATCGTATCCCTACACACGAACCTGACCGAAGAAACCCGCGACATGATCTGCGAGACCTCCATCAAGAACATGAAGGACGGCGCCATCCTGATCAACTGCGGCCGCGGCGAGCTCACCCACACCTCGGACATCGCCGCCGCACTGGAAAGCGGCAAACTGGCCGGCTACGGAGCCGACGTGCTCGACCAGGAACCGCCCGCGTCCGACCACCCGCTGCTCGGCGCGAAAAACTGCATCATCACACCGCACGTGGGATCCCGCACTTACGAAAGCGTCCAGCGCCAAGCCGGCATGGCCACTGAGAATCTGGTTCTTCTTTTGAAAGGACAAAAACCACTGGCTCAGGTCAACGACGCTCCTCCTCCCAACGCACTAATTTAA
- the uxaC gene encoding glucuronate isomerase has translation MSYLHENFLLPNKTAQRLFHEVAKDQPIMDYHCHLSPEAIANNARFPDLAEVWLGGDHYKWRAMRASGEPETLVTGKDSSPKEKFDAWARTVPQTVRNPLHHWTHLELKRYFGIDEVLSPATADVIWEKANAQLAEDSFNVHNICKQYDIRAIGTTDDPIDTLEHHAAFNASGNRTKMFPTYRPDKAMITTNVKGWNEWTDQLANVSGKSLDSAADFIDALKSRHDYFHEKGCRLTDHGLEACPYAPCSDEQAEVIFKKLRAGETLSSIEAEEWMTFIMEAVARWNTEKGWTMQLHLGPIRNNNTKMFKQLGPDTGYDSMLDEPVARKTVAFLDSLVTADALPKTIFYHINPSFLYAFATLMGSYQDGSVPGKMQLGSGWWHVDTLDGMRTQMEVLSSVGLFSRFVGMLTDSRSFLSFPRHEYFRRLVCSIVGTDVEAGLIPDDKDLLDKLVKGICFDNAKNYFNFPGVE, from the coding sequence ATGTCTTATCTCCACGAAAATTTCCTCCTTCCCAACAAGACCGCGCAGCGCTTGTTCCATGAGGTCGCCAAGGACCAGCCCATCATGGACTACCACTGCCACCTGTCACCGGAAGCGATTGCCAATAATGCCCGATTCCCGGACCTGGCCGAAGTCTGGCTCGGCGGTGACCACTACAAGTGGCGTGCCATGCGCGCCTCCGGCGAACCGGAAACGCTGGTCACCGGCAAGGATTCCAGCCCGAAGGAGAAATTCGACGCTTGGGCCCGCACTGTCCCTCAAACCGTGCGCAATCCCCTGCACCACTGGACTCACCTCGAACTGAAGCGCTACTTCGGTATCGATGAAGTGCTCAGTCCGGCCACAGCGGATGTCATCTGGGAAAAGGCCAATGCCCAGCTCGCGGAAGACAGCTTCAACGTCCATAACATCTGCAAGCAGTACGACATCCGCGCCATCGGCACAACCGACGATCCGATTGACACGCTGGAGCACCACGCCGCCTTTAATGCCAGCGGCAACCGTACTAAAATGTTCCCGACCTACCGCCCCGACAAGGCGATGATCACCACCAACGTGAAGGGCTGGAATGAATGGACCGACCAGTTGGCGAACGTCTCCGGCAAATCACTCGACTCGGCGGCGGACTTCATCGACGCACTCAAATCTCGCCATGATTACTTCCATGAAAAAGGCTGTCGCCTGACAGACCACGGATTGGAAGCCTGCCCGTACGCACCTTGCAGCGACGAACAAGCCGAGGTCATCTTCAAGAAGCTACGCGCCGGCGAAACACTCAGCAGCATCGAAGCCGAAGAGTGGATGACATTCATCATGGAAGCCGTTGCCCGTTGGAACACAGAAAAGGGCTGGACCATGCAGCTCCACCTCGGTCCGATTCGGAACAACAACACCAAGATGTTCAAGCAGCTCGGTCCGGACACCGGCTACGATTCCATGCTCGACGAACCGGTCGCCCGTAAGACCGTGGCCTTCCTCGACAGCCTCGTCACCGCCGACGCCCTCCCGAAAACAATCTTCTATCACATCAACCCCTCCTTCCTCTACGCTTTCGCGACACTCATGGGCAGCTACCAGGACGGCAGCGTTCCGGGCAAGATGCAACTCGGTTCCGGTTGGTGGCACGTCGACACCCTCGACGGCATGCGCACACAGATGGAAGTGCTGTCCAGCGTGGGACTCTTCTCCCGCTTTGTCGGCATGTTGACCGACTCCCGCAGCTTCCTGAGCTTCCCGCGTCACGAATACTTCCGCCGCCTCGTCTGCAGCATCGTCGGCACCGATGTCGAAGCCGGGCTCATCCCGGACGACAAGGATCTACTGGATAAGCTCGTCAAAGGCATCTGCTTCGACAACGCGAAGAACTACTTCAACTTTCCCGGCGTCGAGTAA